The Halosimplex litoreum genome has a window encoding:
- a CDS encoding metal-dependent hydrolase, with protein MVDVMGHLAMALLWALPAWFVWHDRVGAVFVAFAVFVAPIPDGDKYLAMAFPDAFHHHGLTHTVVFAVAAALVVGALAAWLLTDRVDEWVDNEHFDGSSTFVFATGAVLVGWLSHVFADMLSAPDISTPIEPLWPVIDGSWGIDLIWYNDPLWNVVFLAVMVVAHGVLAYSAFKLDHPYRIQKV; from the coding sequence ATGGTCGACGTGATGGGACATCTGGCGATGGCACTGCTCTGGGCGCTCCCGGCGTGGTTCGTCTGGCACGACCGCGTGGGCGCCGTCTTCGTCGCCTTCGCCGTCTTCGTGGCACCGATACCCGACGGGGACAAGTACCTCGCGATGGCGTTCCCGGACGCGTTTCACCACCACGGGCTCACCCACACCGTCGTGTTCGCCGTCGCTGCGGCGCTCGTCGTCGGCGCGCTCGCCGCCTGGCTGCTCACGGACAGGGTCGACGAGTGGGTCGACAACGAGCACTTCGACGGCTCGAGCACGTTCGTGTTCGCCACCGGCGCCGTCCTCGTCGGTTGGCTGAGCCACGTCTTCGCCGACATGCTCTCGGCGCCGGACATCTCGACGCCGATCGAGCCGCTGTGGCCCGTTATCGACGGCTCCTGGGGGATCGACCTGATCTGGTACAACGACCCGCTGTGGAACGTGGTCTTCCTCGCCGTCATGGTCGTCGCCCACGGCGTGCTGGCCTACAGCGCGTTCAAGCTCGACCACCCCTACCGGATCCAGAAGGTCTGA
- a CDS encoding DUF7511 domain-containing protein, whose translation MSGRTRSADDSPSEPRTPSTDPAQPGRAHPPTLELVLVKYADRPDRCTIHPPDTTGIERMSTWISVDRSLVVDAASMR comes from the coding sequence ATGTCGGGACGCACGCGGTCAGCGGACGACTCCCCTTCCGAGCCCCGAACCCCCTCGACCGACCCCGCCCAGCCCGGTCGCGCCCACCCGCCGACGCTGGAACTCGTGCTCGTCAAGTACGCCGACCGGCCCGACCGGTGTACGATCCATCCGCCCGACACCACGGGGATCGAGCGCATGTCGACGTGGATCTCCGTCGACCGCAGCCTCGTGGTCGACGCCGCGTCGATGCGGTAG
- a CDS encoding HEAT repeat domain-containing protein produces the protein MRDPEEATDGPTDPRVHPEQSPGFDVDHAGLEDIEVSREDVTIGEATPRELSAADTSLIASETATEKLERLATGDAVERQRAALSLAEEERDPAVVEALITAGLEDDDADVRQFAVEALAKLGGERAGPAAAEIAEDDDPWVRAEAVVALDRIDREAYADRIEDALDADHHAVRRNALVSVFKRRGEDALEPLLAAVDDDSERVREWAVHLLAGVDDDRARRTLQAVADDESEPRIVRGTAARALEADPGRFRRQFTGALDRGDTTLPGEDHLNRQPDL, from the coding sequence GTGCGTGACCCCGAGGAAGCGACCGACGGGCCGACCGACCCGCGGGTCCACCCAGAGCAGAGCCCCGGATTCGACGTCGACCACGCCGGGCTGGAGGACATCGAAGTGAGCCGCGAGGACGTGACCATCGGCGAGGCGACGCCGCGGGAGCTCTCGGCGGCCGACACGTCGCTGATCGCCAGCGAGACGGCCACGGAGAAGCTCGAACGCCTGGCGACCGGCGACGCGGTCGAGCGCCAGCGGGCGGCGCTCTCGCTGGCCGAGGAGGAGCGCGACCCGGCCGTCGTCGAGGCGCTGATCACCGCCGGGCTGGAGGACGACGACGCCGACGTGCGTCAGTTCGCCGTCGAAGCGCTGGCGAAGCTCGGCGGCGAGCGCGCCGGGCCCGCGGCCGCCGAGATCGCAGAGGACGACGACCCGTGGGTCCGCGCGGAGGCCGTCGTCGCGCTCGACCGTATCGACCGCGAGGCCTACGCCGACCGGATCGAGGACGCCCTCGACGCCGACCACCACGCGGTCCGGCGCAACGCCCTCGTCTCGGTGTTCAAGCGCCGCGGCGAGGACGCGCTGGAGCCGCTGCTGGCGGCCGTCGACGACGACAGCGAGCGGGTGCGAGAGTGGGCCGTCCACCTGCTCGCGGGCGTCGACGACGACCGCGCCCGCCGGACCCTGCAAGCGGTCGCCGACGACGAGTCCGAACCCAGGATCGTCCGCGGCACGGCCGCGCGGGCGCTGGAAGCTGACCCCGGCCGTTTCCGCCGACAGTTCACCGGCGCGCTCGACCGCGGCGACACCACCTTGCCCGGCGAGGACCACCTCAACCGCCAGCCCGACCTCTGA
- a CDS encoding BMP family ABC transporter substrate-binding protein: MATDITRRRAIKALGLAGATGLAGCSSGGDGTATSGDGGSGTDGSDSVRAAFVYNSEVGDQGWSWAHDQGRQAVAEEYDWLETAYTEAVAPADSRTVFEQYVQEDYDVVFGNTFGYMDTMVSVAEESPDTLFEHCSGYQTSENLGRYFGRMYQARYLAGIAAGMLTEANSLGYVAALPIAEVVRGINAFTLGARSVNPEATTKVRWTNTWYDPPTEQEAANALIDQGVDVMAQHQDSAAAVQAAADADIWATGYDAPMLEQGGDNYVTSPIWHWEEFYGPTLEAVHDGSWESDFYFDGLDSGVIGLSEWGPEVPDDVKSSVEETHSAIESGDADVWADSKFADADDATLFQDMGSYVEGVEGSVPE; encoded by the coding sequence ATGGCGACAGACATCACACGACGACGGGCGATCAAGGCACTGGGACTCGCGGGCGCGACCGGACTGGCCGGCTGTTCGTCGGGCGGCGACGGCACGGCCACCAGCGGCGACGGCGGCAGCGGCACGGACGGCAGCGACTCCGTGCGCGCCGCGTTCGTCTACAACTCCGAGGTCGGCGACCAGGGCTGGTCGTGGGCGCACGACCAGGGGCGACAGGCGGTCGCCGAGGAGTACGACTGGCTGGAGACGGCCTACACCGAGGCGGTCGCGCCGGCCGACTCGCGGACCGTCTTCGAGCAGTACGTCCAGGAGGACTACGACGTCGTCTTCGGCAACACCTTCGGCTACATGGACACGATGGTGTCGGTCGCCGAGGAGAGCCCCGACACCCTCTTCGAGCACTGCTCGGGCTACCAGACGAGCGAGAACCTCGGCCGGTACTTCGGCCGGATGTACCAGGCGCGCTATCTCGCCGGCATCGCCGCGGGCATGCTGACGGAGGCGAACTCCCTGGGCTACGTCGCGGCGCTGCCCATCGCGGAGGTCGTCCGCGGCATCAACGCCTTCACGCTCGGGGCGCGCTCGGTCAACCCCGAGGCGACGACGAAAGTTCGCTGGACGAACACGTGGTACGACCCGCCGACCGAGCAGGAGGCGGCCAACGCGCTCATCGACCAGGGCGTCGACGTGATGGCCCAGCATCAGGACTCGGCGGCGGCGGTCCAGGCCGCGGCCGACGCGGACATCTGGGCGACCGGCTACGACGCGCCGATGCTCGAACAGGGCGGTGACAACTACGTCACCTCCCCGATCTGGCACTGGGAGGAGTTCTACGGCCCCACGCTGGAAGCCGTCCACGACGGCTCGTGGGAGTCGGACTTCTACTTCGACGGGCTCGACTCCGGTGTCATCGGTCTCTCCGAGTGGGGGCCGGAGGTGCCCGACGACGTGAAATCGAGCGTCGAGGAGACACACTCGGCCATCGAGAGCGGCGACGCGGACGTGTGGGCCGACAGCAAGTTCGCCGACGCCGACGACGCGACGCTGTTCCAGGACATGGGCAGCTACGTCGAGGGCGTCGAGGGCTCCGTTCCGGAGTAG
- the mobA gene encoding molybdenum cofactor guanylyltransferase, whose amino-acid sequence MSDSDRPRVRGVVLAGGRSTRFGDADKAVATLEGRPLVARVVDAVAETTERPPILSVATDEQGERLANALGDRAVEPVRDDPSLSGPLAGVAAAAAATDAPWLFVCGCDMPLVSPASVGALRARLAASADDRAGERGDADAVVPVVDGYDQPLHALYRRGAVDDALADRSSTDALLTVLDGLAVERVAADAVAAPLAEATTNVNTRADLAALRGRDSPE is encoded by the coding sequence ATGAGCGACTCGGACCGGCCGCGGGTCCGCGGCGTCGTCCTCGCCGGCGGTCGGAGCACCCGCTTCGGCGACGCGGACAAGGCCGTCGCGACGCTCGAGGGTCGACCACTCGTCGCCCGCGTGGTCGACGCAGTTGCCGAGACGACCGAGCGACCGCCGATCCTCTCGGTCGCGACGGACGAGCAGGGCGAACGACTGGCGAACGCGCTCGGCGACCGCGCCGTCGAGCCGGTCCGGGACGACCCGTCGCTGTCGGGGCCGCTGGCGGGAGTGGCGGCCGCGGCCGCGGCGACCGACGCGCCCTGGCTGTTCGTCTGCGGCTGCGATATGCCGCTGGTCTCGCCCGCGAGCGTCGGGGCGCTGCGGGCGCGGCTGGCGGCGAGCGCCGACGACCGGGCAGGCGAGCGCGGGGACGCGGACGCCGTCGTGCCGGTCGTCGACGGGTACGACCAACCGTTACACGCGCTCTATCGCCGGGGTGCGGTCGACGACGCGCTCGCGGACCGCTCCTCGACCGACGCGTTGCTGACGGTGCTCGACGGACTGGCCGTCGAGCGAGTCGCGGCCGACGCGGTCGCGGCGCCGCTGGCCGAAGCGACGACGAACGTCAACACGCGCGCGGACCTGGCGGCGCTCCGAGGTCGCGATTCGCCCGAATAG
- a CDS encoding ABC transporter ATP-binding protein has product MDEDPFLRMSGVRKEFPGVVANDDVDFSVRRGEIHGLLGENGAGKSTLMKILYGLYDADAGSVHLGGEPLDLDSPQDAIDRGIGMVHQHFKLIPRLSVAENVVLGEREPAGPFRDRGGDGGTAGDASDSWLPDSIRQNRLARGLAERFTIGLDASAAEIEALADDYGFGVDVRAPVAELDVGERQRVEILKALYRDVDLLILDEPTAVLTPTEAERLFETLRTLADSGISIIFITHKLAEATAITDRVTVLREGETVGTVETGSVDQAELARLMVGREVLFSLDKERVEPGDPVLNANGLRAEDDRGIEALSGIDLSVRAGEIVGIAGVSGNGQRELAEALAGVRDPTGGTIAVDGRDLTGEPARAFVDGGVSFVPEDRHEYGCAEELSVMHNAALKELRDDRFDDGPFLDYDELARYAEEIVDEFDVRGVHDVREVPAGDLSGGNLQKLILGRELTRDPDLLVAHQPTRGVDVGAIEFLREAILDQRAEGTGTVLISEDLDELFDLSDRLLVIYEGEIVHETTPEAADRERVGMRMTGGVDDATEARSGGDGDAADRAMTDGGTGSSSGGDRR; this is encoded by the coding sequence ATGGACGAGGACCCGTTCCTCCGGATGTCGGGCGTCCGAAAAGAGTTCCCGGGCGTCGTCGCCAACGACGACGTCGACTTCTCCGTCCGCCGCGGCGAGATCCACGGCCTCCTCGGCGAGAACGGCGCCGGCAAGAGCACCCTGATGAAGATTCTCTACGGCCTCTACGACGCCGACGCCGGGAGCGTCCACCTCGGCGGCGAGCCCCTCGATCTGGACTCGCCCCAGGACGCCATCGATCGGGGCATCGGCATGGTCCACCAGCACTTCAAGCTCATCCCGCGCCTGTCGGTCGCCGAGAACGTCGTCCTCGGCGAGCGCGAACCCGCCGGGCCGTTCCGCGATCGAGGTGGAGACGGTGGAACTGCCGGGGACGCCTCCGACAGTTGGCTCCCCGACTCGATCCGACAGAATCGCCTCGCCCGCGGCCTCGCCGAGCGGTTCACCATCGGCCTGGACGCCTCGGCGGCGGAGATCGAGGCGCTGGCCGACGACTACGGCTTCGGCGTGGACGTGCGCGCGCCGGTCGCCGAACTCGACGTGGGCGAGCGCCAGCGCGTCGAGATCCTCAAGGCGCTGTATCGCGACGTCGATCTCCTCATCCTCGACGAGCCGACGGCCGTGCTCACGCCGACGGAGGCCGAGCGGCTGTTCGAGACGCTGCGGACGCTGGCCGACAGCGGCATCTCGATCATCTTCATCACGCACAAGCTCGCCGAGGCGACGGCGATCACCGACCGGGTGACCGTCCTCCGCGAGGGCGAGACCGTCGGCACCGTCGAGACGGGGTCGGTCGACCAGGCGGAACTCGCGCGGCTGATGGTCGGCCGCGAGGTCCTCTTTTCGCTGGACAAAGAGCGCGTCGAACCCGGCGATCCGGTGCTGAACGCGAACGGATTGCGCGCCGAGGACGACCGCGGCATCGAGGCGCTGTCGGGGATCGATTTGTCCGTTCGGGCCGGCGAGATCGTCGGCATCGCCGGCGTGAGCGGTAACGGCCAGCGCGAACTGGCCGAGGCGCTCGCGGGCGTCCGCGACCCGACCGGGGGGACCATCGCGGTCGACGGCCGAGACCTGACCGGCGAGCCGGCGCGGGCGTTCGTCGACGGCGGCGTCTCGTTCGTCCCGGAGGACCGCCACGAGTACGGCTGCGCCGAGGAGCTGTCGGTGATGCACAACGCGGCGCTGAAGGAACTGCGCGACGACCGCTTCGACGACGGTCCGTTCCTCGACTACGACGAACTCGCCCGCTACGCCGAGGAGATCGTCGACGAGTTCGACGTGCGCGGCGTCCACGACGTGCGAGAGGTGCCCGCCGGCGACCTATCCGGCGGCAACCTCCAGAAGCTCATCCTCGGGCGTGAACTCACGCGGGACCCGGATCTGCTGGTCGCTCACCAGCCGACACGCGGCGTCGACGTGGGCGCCATCGAGTTCCTCCGCGAGGCGATCTTGGACCAGCGCGCCGAAGGCACCGGCACCGTCCTCATCTCCGAGGACCTGGACGAACTGTTCGATCTGTCGGACCGGCTGCTCGTGATCTACGAGGGCGAGATCGTCCACGAGACGACGCCCGAGGCGGCCGACCGCGAGCGCGTCGGCATGCGGATGACCGGCGGCGTCGACGACGCCACCGAAGCGAGGAGCGGCGGGGACGGTGACGCCGCCGATCGCGCGATGACGGACGGCGGGACCGGATCGTCGTCCGGAGGTGACCGTCGGTGA
- a CDS encoding ABC transporter permease, with product MVGFAAGLLDAAVRASTVFIFAALGEIISERGGVLNLGVEGMMLVGALGGFATTVVTGSYWLGFAAGMAMGAALALIHAFLCITLKSSQVISGVMLTLLGTGLTTYFGTDWVNRSIDGFPQTTLPVVGRYLVEIPIVGEALFRSTAPDFIALALVPAVWWFLFRTNLGLEVISVGEDPETADTMGVDVFKMRYLCVLLGGAFAGAAGAHLSLAFSQLWATGMVAGRGWIAVALVIFAQWRPERALVGAYLFGLLDALQLRSQGIDLALDAGAPLAGVVNPVLELLMHPTIMSTYPYLATIVVLVVTVVRFDDSRLGAPSALLEPYSRETD from the coding sequence ATGGTCGGGTTCGCCGCGGGGCTGCTCGACGCGGCCGTCCGGGCGTCGACCGTCTTCATCTTCGCCGCGCTGGGCGAGATCATCAGCGAACGCGGGGGCGTCCTCAACCTCGGCGTCGAGGGGATGATGCTCGTCGGCGCGCTCGGCGGGTTCGCGACGACGGTCGTCACCGGCAGCTACTGGCTCGGCTTCGCCGCCGGCATGGCGATGGGCGCGGCGCTGGCGCTCATCCACGCGTTCCTCTGTATCACGCTCAAGTCCAGCCAGGTCATCAGCGGCGTCATGCTGACGCTCTTGGGGACCGGGCTGACGACCTACTTCGGGACCGACTGGGTCAACAGGTCGATCGACGGCTTCCCTCAGACGACCCTGCCCGTCGTCGGTCGGTACCTCGTCGAGATCCCGATCGTCGGCGAGGCGCTGTTCCGCTCGACCGCGCCGGACTTCATCGCGCTCGCGCTGGTCCCGGCGGTGTGGTGGTTCCTCTTCCGGACGAACCTCGGCCTCGAAGTCATCTCGGTCGGCGAGGACCCCGAGACCGCCGACACCATGGGCGTCGACGTGTTCAAGATGCGCTATCTCTGCGTGTTGCTGGGCGGCGCCTTCGCCGGCGCGGCGGGCGCGCACCTCTCGCTGGCGTTCTCGCAGCTGTGGGCGACCGGGATGGTCGCCGGGCGCGGCTGGATCGCGGTCGCGCTGGTCATCTTCGCGCAGTGGCGGCCCGAGCGGGCGCTGGTCGGCGCGTACCTGTTCGGCCTGCTCGACGCGCTCCAGTTGCGCTCGCAGGGCATCGACCTGGCGCTCGACGCCGGCGCACCGCTGGCGGGCGTCGTCAATCCCGTACTGGAGCTGTTGATGCACCCGACGATCATGTCGACGTACCCCTACCTCGCGACCATCGTCGTGCTGGTCGTGACGGTCGTCCGCTTCGACGACTCGCGACTGGGCGCGCCGTCGGCGCTGCTTGAGCCCTACAGCCGCGAGACGGACTGA
- a CDS encoding ABC transporter permease: protein MNLSVELEAREDVPAWLVYGTPVFTVVGALALSAVALVALSVNPVAAYGTMFVETLTNPFGLRQTATRTVPLVLTGLAVYLPLRAGLWNVGAEGQLYMGAIVGTWIGINVSLPMVALIPLAILGAGVAGGLWAGIPAYLRAKWDVNEIITTLLLTFVAVQIASYLVRGPMQGGLGNIPGSAELLDAATYPTVPVLEVHAGFLVALLAVAVTAVLVARTRMGFEVTFVGSNPLAAAQAGMSTARVYLFVFLVGGAFAGIGGFSEISGVQGRLRPAFSPDYGFTAIPIALLGRNGAVRVLLAAVFFAVLFVGGSRLEVSYGVPAALIDVIQALVILCLITAEFFKRYSVDVELDDEPAPTDGEPGGAA, encoded by the coding sequence GTGAACCTCTCGGTCGAGCTGGAGGCCAGGGAGGACGTGCCGGCGTGGCTGGTCTACGGGACGCCCGTGTTCACCGTGGTCGGCGCGCTGGCGCTGTCGGCGGTCGCGCTGGTCGCGCTGTCGGTCAACCCCGTCGCGGCCTACGGGACGATGTTCGTCGAGACGCTGACCAACCCCTTCGGACTGCGCCAGACCGCGACGCGGACCGTGCCCCTCGTGCTGACCGGGCTCGCCGTCTACCTTCCGCTGCGGGCAGGTCTGTGGAACGTCGGCGCCGAGGGACAGCTGTACATGGGCGCGATCGTCGGCACGTGGATCGGTATCAACGTCTCCCTGCCGATGGTCGCGCTGATCCCCCTCGCCATTCTGGGCGCGGGAGTCGCCGGCGGCCTCTGGGCGGGGATCCCCGCCTACCTGCGGGCCAAGTGGGACGTCAACGAGATCATCACGACGCTGCTGTTGACGTTCGTCGCCGTCCAGATCGCCAGCTATCTCGTCCGCGGGCCGATGCAGGGCGGCCTCGGCAACATCCCGGGGAGCGCGGAGCTACTCGACGCGGCGACGTATCCCACCGTCCCCGTTCTGGAGGTCCACGCGGGCTTCCTCGTCGCTCTGCTGGCGGTCGCGGTTACGGCGGTCCTCGTCGCCCGGACGCGGATGGGCTTCGAGGTCACCTTCGTCGGCTCGAACCCCCTCGCGGCCGCCCAGGCCGGGATGAGCACGGCCCGCGTCTACCTGTTCGTCTTCCTCGTTGGCGGCGCGTTCGCCGGGATCGGCGGCTTCAGCGAGATATCCGGCGTTCAGGGGCGGCTCCGGCCCGCGTTCTCGCCGGACTACGGGTTCACGGCGATCCCGATCGCCCTGCTCGGGCGGAACGGCGCCGTTCGCGTCCTGCTCGCGGCGGTATTCTTCGCCGTGCTGTTCGTCGGCGGGTCGCGACTGGAGGTGTCTTACGGCGTCCCGGCGGCGCTGATCGACGTGATCCAGGCGCTGGTCATCCTCTGTCTGATCACCGCGGAGTTCTTCAAACGCTACAGCGTCGACGTGGAACTCGACGACGAACCGGCGCCGACCGACGGCGAGCCCGGAGGTGCGGCCTGA
- a CDS encoding P-loop NTPase, producing the protein MSEHTDHDRPTDDADGTERTTTDDDLTEEVEAALRQVRDPDAGKDVFEAGLVSDVAVSEGAVTVVADLTDFRPQEGEQVTSAMLRAVSEVPGVEHAHVERETAHGADEDRSPGLADVDRVIAVASAKGGVGKTTVATHVACAMAGAGQDVGLFDADIHGPNVPEVLEVSGPVYSDDDGNPLPVEAGALDVMSVGLMESGAPLAWRGAMAHDALSELFEDTAWGDLDTLVVDLPPGTGDVVLTTLQEVHLDGVVFVTTPFHAAVTDTARSLDLFEENDVPVLGVAVNMAGFTCPTCGDEHDLFEHGEPLSDLDAPVLAELDFDPSVQATPRPGDLPEQMQRLGADARDRVEEVWSVDAPDEAVDLRGVDADGRHDRVREAFDATDRGEAFVLVSDRDPTPVRSFIASLSAAADGPGDLDPFEVERRNPETWVLRTVRP; encoded by the coding sequence ATGTCCGAACACACCGACCACGACCGACCGACGGACGACGCCGACGGTACCGAGCGGACGACCACCGACGACGACCTGACCGAGGAGGTCGAAGCCGCGCTCCGGCAGGTCCGCGACCCCGACGCGGGCAAGGACGTCTTCGAGGCCGGCCTCGTCTCCGACGTCGCCGTCTCCGAGGGCGCGGTCACGGTCGTCGCCGACCTGACCGACTTCCGCCCCCAGGAGGGCGAGCAGGTCACGAGCGCGATGCTGCGGGCGGTCTCGGAGGTGCCAGGCGTCGAACACGCCCACGTCGAGCGCGAGACGGCTCACGGCGCCGACGAGGATCGGTCGCCGGGGCTGGCCGACGTCGACCGAGTGATCGCCGTCGCCAGCGCGAAGGGCGGCGTCGGCAAGACGACGGTGGCGACCCACGTCGCCTGCGCGATGGCCGGAGCCGGGCAGGACGTGGGGCTGTTCGACGCGGACATCCACGGGCCGAACGTCCCGGAGGTACTGGAAGTGTCGGGGCCGGTCTACTCCGACGACGACGGCAACCCGCTGCCCGTCGAGGCGGGCGCGCTCGACGTGATGAGCGTCGGGCTCATGGAGTCGGGCGCGCCGCTGGCCTGGCGGGGCGCGATGGCCCACGACGCCCTTTCCGAACTCTTCGAGGACACCGCCTGGGGCGACCTGGACACCCTCGTGGTCGACCTCCCGCCCGGGACCGGCGACGTGGTGCTCACGACGCTGCAGGAGGTCCACCTCGACGGGGTCGTCTTCGTCACGACCCCGTTCCACGCGGCCGTGACCGACACCGCGCGCTCGCTGGACCTGTTCGAGGAGAACGACGTGCCCGTCCTCGGCGTCGCCGTCAACATGGCGGGGTTCACCTGTCCGACCTGCGGCGACGAGCACGACCTGTTCGAACACGGCGAGCCGCTTTCGGACCTCGACGCGCCGGTCCTCGCCGAGCTGGACTTCGACCCGAGCGTTCAGGCGACGCCACGGCCCGGCGACCTCCCGGAACAGATGCAGCGACTGGGCGCGGACGCGCGCGACCGCGTCGAGGAGGTGTGGTCGGTCGACGCGCCGGACGAGGCGGTCGACCTGCGCGGCGTCGACGCAGACGGTCGCCACGACCGAGTCCGCGAGGCCTTCGACGCGACCGACCGCGGCGAGGCGTTCGTCCTCGTCTCCGACCGCGACCCGACGCCGGTCCGCTCCTTTATCGCTTCGCTGTCGGCCGCGGCCGACGGTCCCGGCGACCTCGATCCCTTCGAGGTCGAGCGGCGCAACCCCGAGACCTGGGTCCTCCGGACCGTCCGGCCGTAG
- a CDS encoding molybdopterin synthase translates to MQVLGIVGPSDSGKTTLVERLVGRLADRGAVATVKHLKTEPTVDTEGKDTARHRAAGAAATYGITDDAGWFATGADRSLAATLDDLAADFDYCLVEGYSDRPLPTVALAGRDHDGETVATAAGADAVDLDSLVDALDALEPYESLASLVAEVTRSPDARYAGAVATFTGRVRTQEDADDEPTEYLEFEKYDGVAEDRMATIRAELEARDGVQEVRMHHRTGVVEAGEDIVFVVVLAGHRREAFETVEDGIDRLKDEVPLFKKEVTVDDAFWSHERPE, encoded by the coding sequence ATGCAGGTCCTGGGGATCGTCGGGCCGTCGGACTCGGGCAAGACGACGCTGGTCGAGCGCCTCGTGGGGCGCCTCGCCGACCGCGGAGCCGTCGCGACGGTCAAACACCTCAAAACCGAACCGACCGTCGACACGGAGGGGAAAGACACCGCCCGCCACCGCGCCGCCGGTGCGGCGGCGACCTACGGGATCACCGACGACGCCGGCTGGTTCGCCACCGGCGCCGACCGCTCGCTCGCGGCGACGCTCGACGACCTGGCCGCCGACTTCGACTACTGCCTCGTGGAGGGGTACAGCGACCGGCCGCTCCCGACCGTCGCGCTCGCCGGCCGCGACCACGACGGCGAGACCGTGGCGACGGCCGCCGGCGCCGACGCCGTCGATCTCGACTCGCTCGTCGACGCCCTCGACGCCCTCGAACCGTACGAGTCGCTGGCCTCGCTGGTCGCCGAAGTGACGCGCTCGCCCGACGCCCGCTACGCCGGCGCCGTCGCCACCTTCACCGGTCGCGTTCGGACCCAGGAGGACGCCGACGACGAGCCGACCGAGTATCTCGAATTCGAGAAGTACGACGGCGTCGCCGAGGACCGGATGGCGACCATCCGCGCGGAGCTGGAGGCCCGCGACGGGGTCCAGGAGGTCCGCATGCACCACCGCACCGGCGTCGTCGAGGCCGGCGAGGACATCGTCTTCGTGGTCGTCCTCGCGGGCCACCGACGGGAGGCCTTCGAGACCGTCGAGGACGGCATCGACCGCCTGAAAGACGAAGTGCCGCTGTTCAAGAAGGAGGTCACCGTCGACGACGCGTTCTGGTCGCACGAGCGACCGGAGTAG
- a CDS encoding molybdopterin molybdotransferase MoeA has product MGHEGFTEVTRLGAAREALLSVVDPPEGVESLPLAEADGRTLAEPVAAGRDVPGFDRAAMDGYAVRATDTHDASGRSPAVLDETDGEVSAGLARYVHTGSPMPDGADAVVKVEETETRGDRVEVFAAVPPGENVAPAGEDVEAGDQLVDAGRRLRPSDLGLLKAGGHRSVAVRERPTVSVIPTGEELVDFDPGYGETTETNGLTVSRLVERWGGETTYRDIVGDDEAALREAVERDTDHDLVVTTGGSSVGERDLIADVVADLGEVLGHGLALKPGHPVGYGVVDDTPVLTLPGYPVSCLVTAVQLLRPAVATAGGFDPEPFPTFEATLDRKIASEVGVRSFVRVRETGGGTVEPVRGGAGALSSVAAADGWVVVPESLEGVTADESVAVERWEPHH; this is encoded by the coding sequence ATGGGACACGAGGGCTTCACGGAGGTGACGCGGCTGGGCGCCGCGCGCGAGGCACTGCTGTCGGTCGTCGACCCGCCCGAGGGGGTCGAGTCTCTCCCCCTCGCCGAGGCCGACGGCCGGACGCTCGCCGAGCCGGTCGCCGCCGGCCGCGACGTACCGGGGTTCGACCGCGCGGCGATGGACGGCTACGCCGTCCGAGCGACCGACACACACGACGCGAGCGGCCGCTCACCGGCCGTCCTCGACGAGACCGACGGGGAGGTCAGCGCCGGACTGGCCCGCTACGTCCACACGGGGAGCCCGATGCCCGACGGCGCCGACGCCGTCGTGAAAGTCGAGGAGACCGAGACGCGAGGGGACCGCGTGGAGGTGTTCGCCGCCGTCCCGCCCGGCGAAAACGTCGCGCCGGCCGGCGAGGACGTCGAAGCGGGCGACCAGTTGGTCGACGCGGGTCGCCGACTGCGCCCCTCCGACCTGGGACTGCTGAAGGCCGGCGGTCACCGCTCGGTGGCCGTCCGCGAGCGGCCGACGGTGAGCGTGATCCCGACCGGCGAGGAACTCGTCGACTTCGATCCCGGCTACGGCGAGACGACCGAGACCAACGGCCTGACCGTCTCGCGACTGGTCGAGCGCTGGGGTGGCGAGACCACGTATCGCGACATCGTCGGCGACGACGAGGCCGCGCTCCGCGAGGCGGTCGAACGCGACACCGACCACGATCTCGTGGTGACGACCGGCGGTTCTTCGGTCGGCGAACGCGACCTCATCGCCGACGTGGTGGCCGACCTCGGCGAGGTGCTGGGTCACGGCCTCGCGCTCAAGCCCGGCCACCCCGTCGGCTACGGCGTCGTCGACGACACGCCCGTGCTGACGCTGCCCGGGTATCCGGTCTCCTGTCTCGTGACCGCCGTGCAGCTGCTTCGGCCCGCCGTCGCGACGGCGGGCGGGTTCGACCCCGAGCCGTTCCCGACGTTCGAAGCGACGCTGGACCGCAAGATCGCGAGCGAGGTCGGCGTGCGCTCGTTCGTCCGCGTTCGGGAGACCGGCGGGGGGACGGTCGAACCGGTACGCGGCGGGGCGGGCGCCCTCTCCTCGGTCGCCGCGGCGGACGGCTGGGTCGTCGTCCCCGAGAGCCTCGAAGGCGTGACCGCCGACGAGTCCGTCGCCGTCGAGCGCTGGGAACCCCACCACTGA